A section of the Bombus huntii isolate Logan2020A chromosome 5, iyBomHunt1.1, whole genome shotgun sequence genome encodes:
- the LOC126866003 gene encoding uncharacterized protein LOC126866003: MADDGIDNPAFANEDDCATDLKQDNDQHQVTLDQDHKTEDGPVENGHHRTQFVSQQYVEAGRTSPDSHYRTETKIELPDSNDKTVVEPKMNGVHGNGNNNDASFLNNSATSVQINDTGKKEQIEAVNLELVSMRPYAGNNLQTKGQEACEVPADPYEEYFVPVNEHRKYIRGEKLYVTKDKRSRSSYWRRMACWGCGLMVLLVAVIIAILAATGVILTQEASEPLENLQQTNSRQFGDVRTAGSQEYVKDPPSSPPPATSSFPPWPTTDETIYNTVPSALDGILKLDDFHWDNDFSNPKSRVYRQVSSEIEENLKNMLQQPPNNTTVIKVYDINRDGEVRFRISYPSRSMPEEMQQLIEQTLQKSGNIIGQYHLNSLRVNKLVDQCQSGNLQCSERCEYDYSKGLFVCSCGVGKVLDSDEKNCIDENDLSNVEMDDEIPESNTEVVHDYVQGRSRGPGTVFEPRRPDNWDHLDFTTESTHNRHASPQGNEHEFHVQPHDSSPGPEPTQMTTTEQNREFNGESDPINWMHDHSSHGHSTPDHSTHDQSNHDHSAHEHSEYDYSTHDHSAHDHSMHDQSEDDHSMREYSSEYPTEPKIEPESSSKPEPSVEPEPSAEPEPSAEPEPSAEPEPSAEPEPSAEPEPSAEPEPSAEPEPAAKPEPAAKPEPSAEPEPSAEPEPSAEPEPSAKPEPSAEPEPPAEPEPSAEPEPSAEPEPSAEPEPSAEPEPSAEPEPSAEPEPSAEPEPSAEPEPSAEPEPSAEPEPSAEPEPSAEPEPSAEPEPSAEPEPSTESEPSAEPEPSAEPEPSAEPEPSAELKPNVEPEFPVEPEPSTEPEPSAEPEPSVQPESTSQPESPAEADPSSQSGSPAEPKFSSESESSTEPMPSSQPESPAEAELPSQSEPPTEPEPAAEPESSSQPEPAAESEPSSQPEPSAEPEPSSQPELSAEPVLSSEPESPAVTESTSQTEPPTKPKSTTKLEVNNMESPNTETMANIEPESSAESKPSIEVESSLKHQSSAEAESSTEVTPIAEPNPTNDSESSTKSAVTEHPVLSSQPDFTVRPEKLGTETAIEHESPISSSTEPEFPIDEKSHQNVPIIEHSTEIQNTMRPIESAEETPGKTESSTESATMNKMSVETITESTYTELPSMTKEAESPVEFSTTISMIEKEMVNTFTPNAPINIGSETTISMMPEVTTLPSNEKSVDEIASNDTPLPVIPLMSDTEEAVMSNHSEDHFESTVTTMDTTMVKDDNKDKITTMTSIKMDIEETAKVEHGTETNMSQDEATEATTMNISKEESEIMNSSSESNSVSLSSTQSSVSEEFTVKSETTPLVVDNKSENVTEINTIVENSTTEASNEVPKSILSGESSVVPESLMHETNETNIIEHMPTTVFPKLPKNFGHNVEPLLEPLKNNTGEEHIMLIPKTEYTAEIHDPHAIIPQLIPEQSVQSSNTSSSGVPEGSIVENKIQSSTEAIQTVLHRSTIHPEQNVVSSGDPLRYEDNLDHSTNHPLHPAMFPENAIEQTTEKFDPAYDKHVDDMSPFLPDIQKEKEVKKAPRLDKDEQDVPNPFEGHVEDVVTYKSTEQSMNDTNVKDSLNDVHVETHDVKIPEEQEEEKNSVKNVMTGNEVGRGFKSDGLDIVEINNTESAIQNGLHNYDINKPTEDEEYAINEKESREGSEEDEEALRVIPLEEQFKETETAVNNADKNKSGTTTESNVVTTIPTEENEKQSKDSMNNVTASEKPEENAVEDQYNDINDDTLSKGYQQDDSEIRGKVKDESDKLVTNDDEKSSKMTDIPYTNDNVNVTTNDTESVPDNHTEDAKLTTQIPVLPLEIQQEMSTTEKIESTTVTEENPRKDNNTEHENSVQVSMEDTTTVQVPTTHMMPLETKTTAQVPILPEELQTTESDVLLTTSTMKPDAGVKTSDLENVRSNNTEVEQTDSSKPNTDEMNNNSAEDLVTSGDEKVNAQNGTAVDLMTSAVEHVNNTSINNTLLEPNISVLDNTSEENVTTMNVEKNMQKNLTEDSTEVHKQTSESSSTTEDIRPVTEILEDDTEPIGFDYKIHFITTTPKTMLPNLDADELSEESLRVIPLEKSLEVKKKSVDKKVIDKYKHKKEKELNLEEDEGENISTEIPESATVFSTEIPQIFAEKEKAQEENHTATNTDIHVEENSAPVPQLKIIETTSGSNQINVQTSETSSNEKESLNDKTSITVPDSSKKYPSFIPVSEKIEEPEPVTEPFVVLRNFNFHRSGVDFTTENPVINGPSNEGHTAIEPGQVIEINGEPNQTGSQSSVFPSNQSSIVSTAQEANHVAKESIDTTVPPSTQTKLPDAVVESTSHIDVSFLNIPPSTVFSKCTTGQFQCVNGTSRDGAYCVKLSAKCDSENDCSDGSDELNCKEEGCPGNFQCASGQCLKRDLVCNKIVDCDDGSDEKNCEEWKCQFDEFRCPSGRCIPGIWQCDGRPDCEDHRDEYNCAESCGNNEYLCPTEKWCIPLTWHCNGIRECANGEDEKLCDCALDQFKCQTGGCVPENQVCDGIEHCPDHSDEWNCLMTNMTMEKKSSDGQGEDNIENSGVQEFGGGSLLKIRQYNDEYRLVCSDGWSEEFSNSYCRSLGFAGSESTELQTWDKIQKILRLKLNPNHRAPLVTNLEQVEFCISDKVVQISCQEFSCGSDYGEGPTARLVGGTPASEGQWSSVALLKEPKHGAACTASILGPMHVLASYSCIHRYKQSSGWQLFTGENLLKAHPVRNIIPYPQVKYNQFLYNNDIALVELEKPLTFSRNVSAVCLPKHPIQPRQICVMAGWGFSANGEVDLQKYLNFLPLPTLDSEKCNATSHYAGFITKDNICAGFTDTNKGPCYNDEGAPLMCETGGGSVRWEIQGLLSHHSRCSRGHPAIYSSVEPALSWLRNSVPALQTQS, encoded by the exons ATGGCGGACGATGGTATAGATAATCCGGCGTTCGCCAACGAGGATGATTGCGCGACCGATTTGAAACAGGACAATGACCAACATCAAGTGACCTTGGACCAGGATCACAAGACGGAGGACGGTCCTGTGGAGAATGGGCATCATCGGACGCAATTTGTGTCGCAGCAATACGTGGAGGCCGGAAGGACCAGCCCTGATTCACATTACAGAACCGAGACAAAGATCGAGCTGCCCGACAGCAACGACAAGACCGTCGTCGAGCCGAAGATGAACGGCGTTCATGGGAATGGAAATAACAATGACGCTAGTTTCTTGAATAACAGCGCGACCAGCGTGCAGATCAATG ACACTGGAAAAAAGGAGCAAATCGAAGCCGTAAACTTGGAACTGGTCTCGATGAGGCCTTACGCGGGCAACAATCTACAGACAAAGGGTCAAGAGGCTTGCGAGGTGCCAGCTGATCCCTACGAAGAGTACTTCGTTCCAGTAAACGAGCATCGAAAGTACATCAG AGGCGAGAAACTTTATGTAACGAAGGACAAGAGATCAAGGAGTTCGTACTGGAGAAGGATGGCTTGCTGGGGATGTGGACTGATGGTTCTACTGGTAGCGGTCATCATTGCCATTTTGGCCGCAA CTGGAGTGATCCTAACGCAAGAGGCATCAGAACCCTTGGAAAATCTCCAGCAAACCAATTCCCGGCAATTTGGTGACGTACGAACCGCAGGAAgtcaagagtacgtgaaagATCCGCCATCGAGTCCGCCACCTGCGACTTCAAGCTTCCCACCCTGGCCAACTACCGATGAAACCATTTACAACACCGTTCCAAGTGCCTTAGACGGTATATTAAAACTAGACGACTTCCATTGGGACAATGATTTCAGCAATCCAAAGTCGAGAGTGTACAGACAAGTCAGTTCAGagatagaagaaaatttgaagaatatGTTACAACAGCCCCCAAACAATACAACAGTCATCAAGGTATACGACATAAACAGGGATGGTGAAGTGAGGTTTAGGATAAGCTATCCGTCACGTTCAATGCCCGAAGAAATGCAACAGTTGATCGAGCAAACGCTACAGAAGAGTGGCAACATAATTGGACAATATCATTTGAATAGTTTAAGAGTGAATAAATTGGTTGATCAGTGTCAGAGTGGAAATCTCCAGTGTTCAGAAAGGTGCGAATACGATTACTCTAAAGGTCTGTTTGTTTGCTCCTGTGGAGTTGGAAAGGTATTGGACAGTGATGAAAAGAACTGCATTGATGAAAATGATTTGAGTAATGTAGAAATGGATGATGAGATACCGGAATCTAATACGGAAGTGGTGCACGATTATGTTCAGGGAAGGAGTAGAGGCCCTGGTACTGTATTTGAACCTAGAAGGCCTGATAATTGGGATCATTTGGACTTCACTACCGAGTCAACGCATAATAGACATGCCTCACCGCAAGGTAATGAACATGAGTTTCATGTACAACCACATGATTCTTCGCCGGGACCAGAGCCTACACAGATGACTACGACGGAACAGAATCGTGAGTTTAATGGGGAATCTGATCCAATAAACTGGATGCATGATCATTCATCACATGGTCACTCGACTCCTGACCATTCAACACATGATCAATCAAATCATGATCATTCAGCACATGAGCATTCGGAATACGATTATTCTACTCATGATCATTCAGCACATGACCACTCGATGCATGACCAATCAGAAGATGACCATTCGATGCGCGAATATTCGAGTGAGTATCCTACCGAACCAAAAATTGAACCAGAATCTAGTTCTAAACCGGAGCCATCTGTAGAACCAGAACCTTCTGCGGAACCAGAACCTTCTGCGGAACCAGAACCTTCTGCGGAACCAGAACCATCTGCGGAACCTGAACCTTCTGCGGAACCTGAACCTTCTGCGGAACCAGAACCTTCTGCGGAACCAGAACCTGCTGCGAAACCAGAACCTGCTGCGAAACCAGAACCATCTGCGGAACCAGAACCTTCTGCGGAACCTGAACCTTCTGCGGAACCTGAACCTTCTGCGAAACCTGAACCTTCTGCGGAACCTGAACCTCCTGCGGAACCTGAACCTTCTGCGGAACCAGAACCTTCTGCGGAACCAGAACCTTCTGCGGAACCAGAACCTTCGGCGGAACCAGAACCTTCGGCGGAACCAGAACCCTCTGCGGAACCAGAACCCTCTGCGGAACCTGAACCTTCTGCGGAACCAGAACCTTCTGCGGAACCAGAACCTTCTGCGGAACCAGAACCTTCGGCGGAACCAGAACCTTCGGCGGAACCAGAACCCTCTGCGGAACCAGAACCCTCTGCGGAACCTGAACCTTCTACGGAATCTGAACCTTCTGCAGAACCTGAACCTTCTGCGGAACCTGAACCATCTGCTGAGCCTGAACCTTCTGCTGAGCTAAAGCCAAATGTTGAACCCGAATTTCCTGTTGAGCCAGAGCCTTCTACAGAGCCAGAACCATCTGCAGAGCCAGAGCCTTCTGTACAGCCAGAATCTACCTCCCAACCAGAATCTCCTGCAGAGGCAGATCCTTCTTCTCAATCAGGATCTCCTGCAGAACCAAAGTTTTCTTCTGAATCAGAGTCTTCTACGGAACCAATGCCTTCTTCTCAACCAGAGTCTCCTGCAGAAGCAGAACTTCCTTCTCAATCAGAGCCTCCTACAGAGCCAGAGCCTGCTGCAGAGCCAGAGTCCTCTTCTCAACCAGAGCCTGCTGCAGAGTCAGAGCCCTCTTCTCAACCAGAACCTTCTGCAGAACCAGAGCCCTCTTCTCAACCAGAACTTTCTGCAGAACCAGTTCTTTCTTCTGAACCAGAGTCTCCTGCGGTGACAGAATCTACTTCTCAAACAGAACCTCCCACTAAACCAAAGTCTACAACTAAATTAGAAGTAAACAATATGGAATCTCCTAACACAGAAACTATGGCCAATATTGAACCAGAGTCTTCTGCTGAATCCAAACCTTCAATTGAAGTGGAATCTTCTCTTAAACATCAGTCATCAGCTGAAGCAGAATCTTCAACTGAAGTAACACCAATTGCTGAACCAAACCCTACTAATGACTCAGAATCGTCAACAAAATCTGCAGTAACTGAACATCCTGTATTATCTTCTCAGCCAGATTTTACTGTCAGACCTGAAAAACTTGGAACTGAGACTGCTATAGAACATGAATCACCAATTTCATCATCCACAGAACCCGAATTTCCTATCGATGAAAAGTCTCATCAAAATGTACCTATTATAGAACATTCTACCGAAATACAAAACACAATGAGGCCAATAGAGTCCGCAGAAGAAACTCCTGGTAAAACAGAATCCTCTACTGAATCTGCGACTATGAATAAAATGTCTGTTGAAACAATTACCGAATCAACTTACACTGAATTACCTAGTATGACGAAGGAAGCAGAATCTCCAGTTGAATTTTcgactacaatatctatgatcGAGAAAGAAATGGTAAATACTTTTACACCTAACGCTCCTATAAATATAGGGTCAGAAACTACAATATCAATGATGCCTGAAGTGACCACATTGCCAAGTAATGAGAAATCTGTCGATGAAATAGCAAGTAATGATACACCCTTACCAGTGATACCTTTAATGTCTGATACCGAAGAGGCTGTAATGTCAAATCATTCCGAGGATCACTTCGAATCAACTGTTACGACAATGGATACGACAATGGTGAAGGAtgataataaagataaaataacAACAATGACCTCTATTAAGATGGATATAGAAGAAACAGCGAAGGTTGAACACGGCACTGAGACTAACATGTCACAGGATGAAGCAACTGAAGCTACTACAATGAATATAAGTAAGGAGGAGTCTGAAATTATGAACTCTTCGTCCGAATCTAATTCCGTCTCCCTGTCTAGCACACAGTCCTCAGTTTCTGAGGAATTCACTGTAAAATCTGAAACGACTCCTCTTGTAGTAGATAACAAATCAGAAAACGTTACTGAAATAAATACCATCGTAGAGAACAGTACTACAGAAGCAAGTAACGAAGTACCtaaatcaatattatctggCGAATCTTCAGTTGTGCCAGAATCACTTATGCATGAAACCAACGAAACTAACATCATTGAGCACATGCCAACGACTGTCTTTCCTAAATTACCAAAAAATTTTGGTCACAATGTAGAACCTTTGTTAGAACCTCTTAAAAACAATACAGGAGAGGAACACATTATGTTAATTCCAAAAACTGAATATACAGCAGAAATACATGATCCTCATGCGATAATTCCACAACTAATTCCTGAACAAAGCGTCCAATCTTCTAATACATCCTCAAGCGGTGTTCCTGAAGGTTCaattgtagaaaataaaattcaatcttcTACAGAAGCTATTCAAACAGTTCTACACCGTTCCACGATTCATCCTGAACAGAATGTAGTTTCTTCAGGCGATCCCCTTCGTTATGAAGACAATTTAGATCATTCAACCAATCATCCTCTGCATCCAGCAATGTTCCCTGAAAATGCAATCGAACAAACTACAGAGAAATTTGATCCAGCTTATGATAAACACGTAGATGATATGTCTCCCTTCTTGCCAGATAttcaaaaggaaaaagaagtgAAGAAAGCCCCCAGATTGGATAAAGATGAGCAGGATGTACCCAATCCTTTCGAAGGACACGTCGAAGATGTTGTTACTTACAAATCCACGGAACAAAGTATGAATGACACTAACGTGAAGGATTCTCTGAATGATGTTCACGTAGAAACACATGATGTCAAAATACCTGAAGAACaggaagaggaaaagaatAGTGTGAAAAATGTGATGACTGGAAATGAAGTGGGTCGTGGTTTCAAGAGTGATGGTTTGGACATTGTTGAAATTAATAACACGGAGTCTGCAATTCAAAATGGACTACATAATTATGATATTAATAAGCCAACTGAAGATGAAGAGTATGCTATAAATGAGAAGGAGAGTAGAGAAGGTTCCGAGGAAGATGAAGAGGCGTTAAGAGTAATACCATTGGAGGAACAGTTTAAGGAAACTGAAACCGCTGTGAATAATGCAGATAAGAATAAATCAGGAACCACAACAGAATCTAACGTAGTTACCACTATTCCAAcggaagaaaacgaaaaacaatCAAAAGATTCTATGAATAATGTTACTGCTTCTGAGAAACCTGAAGAAAACGCAGTAGAAGAtcaatataacgatataaacgATGATACTTTGTCTAAAGGGTATCAACAGGATGACTCGGAGATACGAGGGAAAGTTAAGGATGAATCTGATAAATTAGTAACAAATGATGACGAGAAATCGTCCAAGATGACAGATATACCTTACACAAACGATAACGTGAACGTTACAACGAATGATACTGAAAGTGTCCCAGATAACCATACAGAAGATGCTAAATTAACCACGCAAATACCAGTGTTACCATTGGAGATACAGCAAGAAATGTCTACAACTGAAAAAATCGAAAGCACAACTGTAACTGAAGAGAATCCTCGAAAAGACAATAATACAGAACATGAGAATAGCGTTCAGGTTAGTATGGAGGATACGACGACAGTTCAGGTACCGACAACTCACATGATGCCATTAGAAACCAAAACCACTGCTCAGGTACCAATATTGCCAGAAGAACTGCAAACTACTGAAAGTGACGTATTGTTAACCACCTCCACAATGAAGCCAGACGCTGGAGTGAAAACTAGTGATTTAGAAAATGTACGTTCTAATAATACGGAAGTTGAACAGACGGACTCTTCAAAACCCAATACTGATGAGATGAATAATAATTCGGCTGAAGATTTGGTAACTAGTGGTGATGAAAAAGTGAATGCTCAGAATGGCACTGCAGTCGATCtgatgaccagtgcagtggaaCATGTAAACAACACAAGTATTAATAACACATTGTTAGAACCAAATATTTCAGTACTAGATAATACAAGTGAGGAAAATGTGACTACAATGAACGTAGAGAAAAATATGCAGAAGAATTTAACAGAAGATTCAACGGAAGTACATAAACAGACGTCTGAGAGTTCCAGTACGACAGAGGATATTAGACCAGTTACCGAGATATTGGAAGATGACACCGAACCTATAGGATtcgattataaaatacattttatcaCCACTACACCTAAGACTATGTTACCCAACTTGGATGCGGACGAATTGTCGGAAGAAAGCTTAAGAGTGATTCCATTGGAGAAGAGTTTGGAAGTGAAGAAGAAGTCAGTGGACAAGAAAGTTATTGATAAATACAAACACAAGAAGGAGAAGGAATTAAACTTGGAAGAGGACGAGGGTGAAAATATATCAACAGAGATTCCAGAATCGGCTACGGTATTCTCTACTGAAATACCACAAATATTTGCTGAAAAGGAAAAAGCTCAAGAAGAGAACCATACTGCGACTAATACAGACATCCACGTAGAAGAAAATTCTGCACCTGTTCCACAATTGAAGATCATCGAAACGACCAGCGGATCAAACCAAATAAATGTACAAACGTCCGAAACCTCTTCTAATGAAAAAGAGAGTCTGAATGACAAAACAAGCATAACAGTCCCAGACAGTTCAAAGAAGTATCCTAGCTTCATACCGGTTTCGGAGAAGATAGAAGAGCCAGAACCGGTTACAGAGCCATTCGTAGTTCTCCGAAACTTCAATTTCCATCGATCAGGCGTAGATTTTACAACAGAAAATCCAGTCATCAATGGACCATCTAACGAAGGCCATACAGCTATAGAACCAGGACAAGTGATTGAAATAAATGGAGAACCGAACCAGACAGGTTCACAGTCTTCAGTATTTCCTTCGAATCAATCGTCAATAGTGTCGACTGCACAGGAAGCAAATCACGTTGCGAAAGAGAGCATCGATACGACAGTTCCACCGTCCACGCAAACTAAATTACCGGATGCAGTTGTGGAAAGTACTAGCCATATCGATGTTTCTTTCCTCAATATCCCTCCAAGTACTGTTTTCTCGAAATGTACAACTGGCCAGTTCCAATGTGTCAATGGAACATCCAGGGATGGCGCATACTGCGTGAAACTATCAGCGAAATGCGACTCTGAGAATGATTGTTCCGATGGTTCGGATGAATTAAATTGTAAGGAGGAAGGTTGTCCAGGAAACTTTCAGTGCGCAAGCGGTCAATGTCTAAAGCGAGACCTGGTGTGCAATAAAATTGTCGACTGTGATGATGGAAGTGATGAAAAGAATTGCGAAGAATGGAAGTGTCAATTCGATGAATTTAGATGTCCCAGTG gAAGATGCATCCCAGGCATCTGGCAATGCGATGGTCGACCAGACTGCGAGGATCACCGAGATGAATACAATTGTGCCGAAAGTTGTGGAAACAACGAGTATCTTTGCCCAACAGAAAAATGGTGCATACCATTAACGTGGCACTGCAACGGGATTAGAGAATGTGCTAATGGAGAGGACGAAAAATTATGCGATTGCGCTCTTGATCAGTTCAAGTGTCAAACAGGCGGATGTGTGCCTGAAAATCAAGTCTGTGATGGGATAGAACATTGTCCTGATCATTCTGACGAATGGAACTGTTTAATGACAAATATGACTATGGAGAAAAAGTCATCAGATGGACAAGGAGAAGATAACATCGAGAATAGTGGTGTTCAAGAATTTGGTGGAGgttctttattaaaaataag ACAATACAACGATGAGTATCGTCTTGTGTGCTCCGACGGATGGAGCGAAGAATTTAGCAACTCTTACTGCCGATCTCTAGGATTTGCTGGTTCTGAGAGCACAGAGCTCCAGACATGGGATAAAATCCAGAAGATACTCAGACTAAAGTTGAATCCTAACCATCGTGCGCCATTAGTCACAAATTTGGAACAAGTGGAATTCTGCATCTCCGACAAGGTCGTGCAGATATCTTGCCAAGAATTTTCTTGCGGTTCTGACTATGGCGAAGGACCAACTGCCAGATTGGTTGGCGGAACACCAGCCAGCGAAGGACAATGGTCCAGCGTGGCCTTGCTAAAGGAACCTAAACACGGTGCTGCTTGCACGGCAAGCATATTGGGACCTATGCATGTGCTTGCCAGTTATTCCTGTATTCACAG aTATAAGCAAAGTAGTGGGTGGCAACTTTTCACCGGTGAAAACCTATTAAAAGCACATCCCGTGAGGAACATCATTCCCTACCCGCAAGTGAAATACaatcaatttttatacaaCAATGATATCGCGTTAGTTGAGCTCGAGAAGCCTCTAACTTTCTCAAGGAACGTTAGCGCCGTTTGTCTTCCGAAACATCCTATTCAA cCGAGACAGATATGCGTCATGGCAGGATGGGGATTCTCTGCGAATGGCGAAGTggatttacaaaaatatttgaacttCCTACCATTGCCAACGTTAGACTCTGAGAAGTGCAATGCAACTAGCCATTATGCAGGGTTCATCACAAAGGACAATATATGTGCTGGATTTACTGATACGAATAAAGGACCTTGCTAC AACGACGAAGGAGCACCTCTAATGTGTGAAACTGGCGGAGGATCGGTCAGATGGGAAATTCAAGGGCTACTGAGTCACCATAGCAGATGTTCGAGAGGTCATCCGGCAATTTACTCTAGCGTGGAACCAGCATTATCTTGGTTGCGAAACTCCGTACCCGCTTTGCAAACGCAAAGTTAA